From the Bacillus sp. FJAT-22090 genome, the window GAGTAACACGCAATAGAATATTTACTTTTTGATTGTGTTCTTTAGTTAACGTATCCAATAATTCTAATTCATAGAAATTATCTACCACGATACAACCTATTTTATGCTCAAGCGCCAACAATAATTCTTCTTTGCTTTTATTGTTCCCATGAAAGTGTATACGTTCAACAGGAAATCCAGCTTTTAAAGCGGTGAATAACTCTCCTGCCGAAACGACATCAAGAGATAAATTTTCTTGCTTCATTACTTGATACATTGCGACACTTGAAAATGCTTTACTTGCATAGGCAACTTGGGCTTGTACATTTTGTTCTTTAAACGTGTTATTAAATCCACGTGCACGCTCTCTAATTAGCGACAAGTCATATACAAATAGTGGTGTCCCATAAGTTTTAGCTAATTCTGTACTGTCGATTCCACCAATTAATAAGTGTCCTTTTTCATTTACAGCATGCTTTGATACCATCACCATGTCTCCCGCCTCTTTTCCTCTATTTCTATATGAACTTTACCACAGAAAATGAGGCAAATGCAATGTTATTCATGACCTTTTGCGAACAGGCGCTCGTGTAATAAAAGGTCTTTTTGCATCTGCAGGCATAGGAAATCTTATAAAAATACGTAAAAAAGCCTTAGGAAAGAAAGGAACAACTGGCCATAAATAGGGAACATTCAAAGGTTTCACCGAGCACACATACCAAAACAAAATTACAAGAGCGATGAAAAACCCGTTTACGCCAAATATTGCAGTACTCAACAAAATAAACAATCTGAAAATTTTTGTCGTTATACTTAACTCATAAGATGGAATAGCAAATGTAAAAATTGCAGTGATTGCTGTATACAAAATTACTTCTGGAATAAACAAACCTACGTCAACAGCCATTTGCCCGATTACCAATGCTGCAATAATTCCCATCGCTGTAGACAATGGGGTAGGTGTATGAATCGCTGCCAATCGCAGAAATTCTATACCAACATCTGCAAATAGAATTTGTAATAAAAGTGGTATTTCACTTAGCTTCTTCGGCCCTAAGAACTCTAATGCTTTAGGGAGAAATTCAGGATGCTTCGCAAATAAATACCACAAAGGTAAAAGAAATAAACTTAGTAGCACTCCTAAGTATCGCAACTGTCGTGCAACTGTACCAATTATAGGAGCCTGCCTATATTCTTCGGCATGCTGAAGATGATGAAAAAGTGTTGTCGGAACAATAATGACAGACGGTGAAGTATCGACAACGATCACAATATGTCCTTCAAGTAAATGAGCTGCTGCAATGTCAGGTCTTTCGGTGAATCTTACAAAAGGCAAAGGATGAAAGCCTTGTTTAAATAACCATTCCTCCAAGGCTTTATCCGTCATCGTGAACCCGTCATGATTAATTTGTTTTAGCCTATCACGAATCTGACCCAAATTATCTTCATTGGCTATGCCCTTAATAAAAGTAATTGCTATGTCTGTTTGACCTAAATTTGATACTTGATGTAATTCAAACCGCAAATCGGTATCACGGATTCTTCTTCTGATTAATGCCGTATTTTGTACGATATTCTCTGTAAAGCCATCCCGAGAACCCCTTACTACTTTTTCATTATCTGGCTCTTCTGGCTGTCTACCTGG encodes:
- a CDS encoding spore germination protein, which produces MSEAEEYLKEKFGVNESYDVGILHTHLYEFPVLLVYINGLVDGLVLTELLTNVQDNNWHTDLDENRVMEHYFPYHAITEYDSKEKWLAALLSGQVTFILKNGSVYTIDVRSYPGRQPEEPDNEKVVRGSRDGFTENIVQNTALIRRRIRDTDLRFELHQVSNLGQTDIAITFIKGIANEDNLGQIRDRLKQINHDGFTMTDKALEEWLFKQGFHPLPFVRFTERPDIAAAHLLEGHIVIVVDTSPSVIIVPTTLFHHLQHAEEYRQAPIIGTVARQLRYLGVLLSLFLLPLWYLFAKHPEFLPKALEFLGPKKLSEIPLLLQILFADVGIEFLRLAAIHTPTPLSTAMGIIAALVIGQMAVDVGLFIPEVILYTAITAIFTFAIPSYELSITTKIFRLFILLSTAIFGVNGFFIALVILFWYVCSVKPLNVPYLWPVVPFFPKAFLRIFIRFPMPADAKRPFITRAPVRKRS